A single window of Sphingobacterium sp. ML3W DNA harbors:
- a CDS encoding BlaI/MecI/CopY family transcriptional regulator, with translation MEKLTAQEEQAMQAIWNLKACFVKEILDNIKGEKMPYTTLASTVKNLEKKGFVKSVKYANANRYEPLISEEDYKEKFMHSFVGDYFKNSYKEMVSFFVKEEKLSASELEEIVQMIKDNKSK, from the coding sequence ATGGAAAAGTTAACAGCACAAGAAGAGCAAGCGATGCAAGCCATTTGGAATCTTAAGGCATGTTTCGTGAAAGAGATTTTGGATAATATCAAAGGGGAGAAGATGCCTTATACTACATTAGCTTCAACGGTTAAAAATCTGGAGAAAAAGGGGTTTGTAAAATCTGTCAAGTATGCGAATGCTAATCGTTATGAGCCATTGATCTCTGAGGAAGATTACAAGGAAAAATTTATGCATTCCTTTGTGGGTGATTATTTTAAAAATTCCTATAAGGAAATGGTTTCCTTCTTTGTAAAGGAAGAAAAGCTATCGGCATCAGAATTGGAGGAAATCGTCCAAATGATTAAAGACAACAAAAGTAAATAA
- a CDS encoding LysR substrate-binding domain-containing protein, protein MDFDFRLKVFYVAANTLNFTKAASELFISQPAVSKNIQEIENTIGTPLFERLGNRLALTPAGKILYQHAQVILEQYNQATYEINEIMGKQNGNLSLGISTTISQYVIPRMLVEFNLQYPENEIKVTQANSKRVEQLLIKNEIHLGITEGFPDNRSLKFTPYIKDEIVLVTRNSNPLCSKEVHMLHDIYKLSLVFREAGSGTRDIIDTKLKEAGISIQHLHTVITLSSSESIKQYLKYCNAAAFLSIHAIQEELKTGELKIIEFENFNMERYFYITHLVGGLAGLPLKFMNFIQMHKAKIYS, encoded by the coding sequence ATGGATTTCGATTTTAGGTTAAAAGTTTTTTATGTTGCAGCCAACACGCTCAACTTTACGAAAGCGGCATCAGAACTGTTTATCTCTCAACCTGCAGTAAGTAAAAATATTCAAGAAATTGAAAACACAATCGGTACACCCTTATTCGAAAGATTAGGAAATCGTTTAGCGCTTACACCCGCAGGAAAAATTCTCTACCAACATGCGCAGGTTATTCTAGAACAATACAATCAAGCTACGTATGAAATCAACGAAATCATGGGTAAGCAAAATGGCAACTTATCTTTAGGGATAAGTACGACGATTTCGCAATATGTCATTCCTAGGATGCTGGTTGAATTTAATCTCCAATATCCTGAAAATGAAATAAAAGTAACACAGGCCAACTCCAAACGAGTAGAACAGTTACTTATTAAAAATGAAATACATCTTGGCATTACGGAGGGATTTCCGGATAATAGATCCCTGAAATTCACCCCATATATCAAAGATGAAATCGTGCTAGTCACAAGAAATTCGAATCCCTTATGCAGTAAAGAAGTACACATGCTCCATGATATCTATAAATTATCCCTCGTTTTCAGGGAAGCTGGCTCGGGCACACGCGATATCATTGATACCAAATTAAAAGAGGCGGGAATCTCGATTCAGCACCTCCATACCGTAATTACCTTGTCTTCCTCAGAAAGTATTAAACAATACCTGAAATACTGTAATGCTGCGGCCTTTCTATCCATTCATGCCATTCAAGAAGAACTCAAAACTGGAGAACTCAAGATCATAGAGTTTGAAAATTTTAATATGGAGCGCTATTTTTACATCACCCACTTAGTAGGAGGTTTGGCAGGTTTACCACTCAAGTTTATGAACTTTATACAAATGCATAAAGCAAAAATATACTCATAA
- a CDS encoding c-type cytochrome yields MEEEIKKISRSSNTIIVITSILLCLIILSTYMTNALPHKTGSSTIENGDIINHVDQLKEVPYEDNAEDQLALYGEKLIKETYNYFYEKDGVKIGNHLACTNCHLNGGTKSFAAPYVGLTGVFPIYIGREDKVESLEERINGCFERSMNGKAIDVNSKEMRAIITYVKHISKNTPNGKRIEGQGFVKVTVPERAADQKNGAVVFQQQCQSCHGENGEGVKLANSKGYQYPPLWGNDSYNDGAGMARLLTAMKFIKGNMPLGASHDNPILTDDQAYDVAAYINSFSRPIKANKELDYPNLAKKPKDSPYPPYNDEISAIQHKYGPFNF; encoded by the coding sequence ATGGAAGAAGAAATAAAAAAAATTAGCAGAAGTAGCAATACGATTATTGTCATTACCTCAATCTTGTTATGTTTAATTATTTTGTCTACCTATATGACAAATGCTTTACCTCATAAAACAGGAAGTAGTACGATAGAAAACGGCGACATAATCAATCATGTGGATCAATTAAAAGAAGTTCCATACGAAGATAATGCCGAAGACCAACTTGCTCTTTATGGTGAAAAACTGATCAAAGAGACCTATAATTATTTTTATGAAAAAGATGGTGTTAAAATTGGGAACCACTTGGCCTGTACGAACTGTCATCTCAATGGTGGTACTAAATCATTTGCAGCACCTTATGTCGGTCTTACCGGAGTTTTTCCAATATACATCGGCAGAGAAGACAAAGTGGAGTCTCTAGAAGAGCGGATCAACGGTTGTTTTGAACGCAGTATGAATGGCAAAGCCATCGACGTGAATAGTAAAGAGATGCGCGCAATCATTACCTATGTGAAACATATTAGTAAAAATACACCTAATGGTAAACGCATCGAGGGACAGGGGTTCGTGAAAGTAACTGTTCCAGAGCGCGCTGCCGACCAAAAAAATGGTGCAGTAGTTTTTCAACAACAATGTCAGAGCTGCCATGGGGAAAATGGTGAGGGCGTAAAACTTGCCAACAGCAAAGGTTATCAATATCCACCTTTATGGGGAAATGATTCGTATAATGACGGGGCTGGTATGGCTCGATTATTAACAGCGATGAAATTTATCAAAGGGAATATGCCCTTGGGTGCCAGTCACGACAATCCGATCTTAACCGATGATCAAGCCTATGATGTGGCAGCTTATATCAATTCGTTTTCAAGACCAATAAAAGCGAATAAAGAATTGGACTATCCTAATCTTGCAAAAAAACCAAAAGACTCGCCTTATCCTCCCTACAACGATGAGATAAGTGCTATTCAACATAAATATGGACCTTTTAATTTTTAA
- a CDS encoding DsrE family protein has product MNKTIIILILAVLSMGKLSAQTQDEVLLKNASFQGATADKKAYHAIYQLDSNDPKTIEKAIRNINNVLDDPRLKGKLTLELIAFSGGTEAFLKSSSKYEEQFKKLIARGVVVAQCTNSLKERNLTKEQLFDFIGYVPSGNGELVIRAHQGWTIVKP; this is encoded by the coding sequence ATGAATAAAACGATTATCATTCTAATCCTTGCCGTATTATCTATGGGAAAACTATCGGCTCAAACACAAGACGAAGTATTACTTAAAAATGCATCCTTTCAGGGAGCAACAGCTGATAAAAAAGCCTATCACGCCATTTATCAATTGGATAGCAACGATCCAAAAACGATTGAAAAAGCGATACGTAATATCAACAATGTCTTGGACGACCCAAGGCTAAAGGGGAAATTAACACTTGAACTGATCGCCTTCTCAGGAGGAACGGAAGCATTTTTAAAGAGTAGTTCAAAATATGAAGAGCAATTCAAAAAATTAATCGCAAGAGGTGTTGTTGTAGCACAATGCACCAATTCTCTTAAAGAACGAAACCTTACAAAAGAACAACTTTTTGATTTCATCGGCTATGTGCCTAGTGGAAATGGTGAACTTGTCATCAGAGCGCACCAAGGATGGACGATCGTAAAACCATAA
- a CDS encoding molybdate ABC transporter substrate-binding protein → MKIIIKTILALLLGTPLAYAQDYQFHPPWNTPPESAVNFTIPGIDNIPDLYGEIENPQLVIFFAGNQFMVIDDLIKTFKKEYPQYERIFVETLPPGILAKQIQGGSLTIGNLKITHTPDVYTAGKRRITEMADYFDQTLTYATNKLTLMVPKGNPKNIKSLKDLQRKDVRISMPNPAWEGVGEQIKTAYRKAGGEELVTAVMETKVADKSTYLTKIHHRESPLRILEGQADVAPVWYSETFFQKMINHPVESITIPDHENITANYMAGKLKKSKNKQAATDFMAYLQSTSAKNIYKKYGFQVD, encoded by the coding sequence ATGAAAATTATCATCAAAACTATACTTGCCCTATTATTGGGGACACCCCTTGCATACGCACAAGATTATCAATTCCACCCACCATGGAATACTCCGCCCGAATCCGCAGTAAATTTCACCATACCGGGTATCGACAATATCCCTGATCTCTATGGTGAAATCGAAAATCCACAATTGGTTATTTTCTTTGCTGGAAATCAGTTCATGGTCATTGATGATTTAATCAAAACGTTCAAAAAAGAGTATCCACAATATGAGCGTATTTTTGTCGAAACATTGCCTCCAGGAATCTTGGCTAAACAAATTCAGGGTGGATCACTTACGATTGGAAATCTAAAGATTACACATACGCCCGATGTTTATACTGCTGGTAAACGACGCATTACAGAAATGGCCGATTACTTTGACCAAACATTGACCTATGCGACCAATAAATTGACATTAATGGTTCCAAAAGGAAACCCTAAAAACATTAAATCCTTAAAAGATTTACAACGAAAAGACGTGCGCATCAGCATGCCAAATCCGGCATGGGAAGGTGTAGGTGAACAAATAAAAACAGCTTATAGAAAAGCTGGTGGCGAAGAACTCGTAACAGCAGTTATGGAGACAAAAGTAGCTGATAAATCTACTTATCTAACCAAAATACATCACCGTGAAAGTCCATTAAGAATATTGGAGGGACAGGCTGATGTAGCTCCAGTATGGTATTCGGAAACATTTTTTCAAAAAATGATTAACCATCCAGTGGAAAGTATCACCATCCCGGATCATGAAAACATCACCGCCAACTATATGGCTGGAAAATTGAAGAAATCGAAAAACAAGCAAGCAGCAACTGATTTTATGGCTTATTTGCAATCGACGTCAGCAAAAAACATATACAAAAAATACGGATTTCAGGTTGATTAA
- a CDS encoding citrate synthase codes for MSETASIILNGSSYEFPVITGTENEKAIDVSKLRDQSGYITLDPGFKNTGAAKSAITFLDGETGILRYRGYPIEQLAEKSTFLEVAYLLIYGDLPTKAVLEQFRTDIKSQMMIHEDMKNFFAGFPSKSHPMGQLSCLVGALSAFYPESLNPNPTQEEEDKTIINLLAKMPTIVSWIQKKSLGHPVVYPKTNLGYIDNFLNMIFGEVNQDKTFDPVVIDAMHKLLILHADHEQNCSTSTVRIVGSSNANLYASVSAGINALWGPLHGGANQAVIEMLEAIKNDGGDAEKYLAKAKDKNDPFRLMGFGHRVYKNFDPRAKIIKKACDDILAKLGVNDPVLEIAKKLEEAALNDQYFIDRKLYPNVDFYSGIIYRALGFNSEMFTVLFALGRLPGWIAQWKEMRENKEPIGRPRQVYTGPTERDYVEITQR; via the coding sequence ATGTCTGAAACAGCATCTATTATTTTAAATGGTTCGTCATACGAATTTCCAGTTATTACTGGTACAGAAAACGAAAAAGCAATTGATGTCTCAAAACTGAGAGATCAATCTGGATATATTACATTAGATCCAGGTTTTAAAAACACCGGAGCGGCAAAAAGTGCAATCACTTTCCTTGACGGTGAAACTGGTATCCTAAGATACCGTGGATATCCTATTGAACAATTAGCTGAAAAATCAACTTTTTTAGAAGTTGCATACTTATTGATATATGGAGATCTTCCAACAAAAGCAGTTTTAGAGCAATTCAGAACGGATATCAAATCACAAATGATGATCCACGAAGATATGAAGAACTTCTTTGCTGGTTTTCCTTCAAAATCTCATCCAATGGGACAGCTATCTTGTCTTGTAGGAGCTTTATCAGCATTTTATCCTGAATCTTTAAATCCAAATCCAACACAAGAAGAAGAAGATAAAACGATTATCAATTTATTGGCTAAAATGCCAACAATTGTTTCTTGGATTCAAAAGAAATCTTTAGGTCACCCAGTTGTATATCCTAAAACAAATTTAGGTTATATCGACAACTTCCTAAATATGATTTTTGGTGAAGTCAACCAAGACAAAACTTTTGACCCAGTTGTAATCGATGCCATGCATAAGTTATTGATTTTGCATGCTGACCACGAGCAGAACTGTTCTACTTCAACTGTTCGTATCGTAGGTTCATCAAATGCTAACTTATACGCTTCTGTATCTGCAGGTATCAATGCGCTTTGGGGTCCTCTACATGGTGGAGCTAACCAAGCGGTAATCGAAATGCTTGAAGCAATCAAAAATGATGGCGGCGATGCAGAAAAATACTTAGCAAAAGCAAAAGATAAAAACGATCCTTTCCGTTTAATGGGATTTGGTCACCGCGTATACAAAAACTTCGACCCTCGTGCTAAAATCATTAAAAAAGCATGTGACGATATCTTAGCGAAATTGGGAGTTAATGATCCTGTTTTAGAAATCGCTAAAAAATTGGAAGAAGCGGCATTGAATGATCAATACTTCATCGACAGAAAATTATATCCGAACGTAGATTTCTACTCAGGTATTATCTATCGCGCTTTAGGTTTTAATTCTGAAATGTTTACGGTATTATTTGCATTGGGTCGTCTTCCAGGATGGATCGCACAATGGAAAGAAATGCGTGAAAACAAAGAGCCTATCGGTCGTCCAAGACAGGTATATACAGGTCCAACAGAGCGTGATTATGTAGAGATTACACAACGTTAA
- a CDS encoding complex I subunit 1 family protein, translating to MFIAVFTLFAVYAERKIAGFVQDRLGPMETGKYGSLQTIADILKLLQKELITPLLADSILFRIAPIVIFVAVFTGFSVVPWSQDFIPVNTHTGLFLIMAVVSIDAIGILMAGWGSNNKFSLLGSMRAIAQMVSYEIPVGLSLIAAVMLTQTLNLNDIATNQGIHATEEVKFLGFWSVNHIGGLFAWNIFQAPHMIVTYLIFFIATLAECNRAPFDIPEAESELVGGFHTEYGGIQFAFLFLAEYAMMFLVSMLGVVLFLGAWNTPLPNMGVVKLADWTTGFAWGIFWTFSKSLILVGIQMWIRWTLPRLRADQLMNLCWKVLTPLAFLCMAISAIWRILVVV from the coding sequence ATGTTTATAGCGGTTTTTACGTTATTTGCGGTATACGCAGAACGAAAAATCGCTGGATTCGTTCAGGATAGATTAGGTCCTATGGAAACCGGAAAATATGGCTCTCTCCAAACGATTGCTGATATTTTAAAGCTTTTGCAGAAGGAATTAATCACGCCTCTTTTGGCCGATAGCATTTTGTTTCGAATAGCCCCAATTGTTATTTTCGTAGCTGTATTTACGGGTTTTTCTGTAGTACCTTGGTCTCAAGATTTTATTCCGGTCAACACACATACGGGTTTATTTTTAATTATGGCCGTTGTCTCCATCGATGCTATTGGTATATTAATGGCCGGTTGGGGTTCCAATAATAAATTTTCTTTACTTGGTTCCATGCGTGCCATTGCACAAATGGTTTCTTACGAAATCCCTGTTGGCTTGTCTTTGATCGCTGCTGTGATGTTGACGCAGACACTGAATCTGAATGATATCGCCACGAATCAAGGTATACATGCGACAGAGGAAGTCAAGTTTCTAGGATTCTGGTCCGTTAATCATATTGGTGGCCTATTCGCTTGGAATATCTTTCAGGCACCCCATATGATCGTTACCTATCTCATCTTTTTCATTGCCACGCTAGCGGAGTGTAATCGTGCTCCATTTGATATTCCGGAAGCAGAATCTGAGTTAGTAGGTGGTTTCCATACCGAATATGGAGGAATACAGTTTGCATTTTTGTTTCTTGCAGAATACGCGATGATGTTCTTAGTCTCCATGTTGGGTGTTGTCTTATTTTTAGGTGCTTGGAATACTCCCCTACCCAATATGGGGGTTGTTAAATTGGCAGATTGGACGACAGGATTTGCTTGGGGAATATTTTGGACTTTTTCAAAATCCCTCATTTTAGTCGGCATCCAAATGTGGATACGCTGGACATTGCCCCGTTTACGAGCAGATCAATTGATGAATCTATGCTGGAAGGTGTTAACACCACTAGCATTCTTGTGTATGGCCATTTCCGCAATTTGGAGAATTTTAGTAGTTGTTTAA
- a CDS encoding 4Fe-4S binding protein gives MIFKTVFHALKTASKGLSLTVKHLFGARKSRQELDITKDNYFDKQHGIATVQYPKVKMPIPEVARYQLDVEIDDCIVCDLCAKACPVDCIAIEAIKSPEVIGKTSDGSVKRLYAAKFEIDMAKCMYCGLCTVVCPTECITMTDQYDRSTTKLTDLIYGFSDMTEEQIAERKSDWTKFQAEKEAAKSK, from the coding sequence ATGATATTCAAAACTGTTTTCCACGCATTAAAAACTGCTTCCAAAGGTCTTTCTTTGACGGTTAAGCATCTATTTGGCGCCCGGAAATCACGTCAAGAATTGGATATTACGAAGGATAATTATTTTGATAAACAGCATGGTATTGCCACTGTTCAATATCCAAAGGTTAAAATGCCCATTCCAGAGGTGGCACGTTATCAACTCGATGTAGAGATTGATGATTGCATCGTTTGCGATTTATGTGCAAAAGCTTGTCCAGTAGATTGTATTGCGATTGAAGCCATTAAATCTCCTGAGGTTATCGGTAAAACTTCTGATGGAAGCGTAAAAAGATTATATGCTGCAAAGTTTGAAATTGATATGGCAAAATGTATGTACTGTGGATTATGTACGGTTGTATGTCCTACAGAATGCATTACGATGACCGATCAGTATGACCGCAGCACCACAAAATTAACAGATTTAATATATGGCTTTTCGGATATGACCGAAGAGCAAATTGCGGAACGAAAATCTGACTGGACAAAATTTCAAGCTGAAAAGGAGGCAGCCAAATCAAAATAA
- a CDS encoding NADH-quinone oxidoreductase subunit J, with translation MTLELFLFYAFAVLAVGSALLVVSLKNLARALFLFFVVLFAMAGLYLFALADFVAITQIMVYVGGVLILLLFAFMLSNKELLQDLQQTTGSLFSLPTWKVAPLIIAFLGIMLFGIIEWQESTPAWITAAIQNNTVIKSTDNNIHQLGLKFMTQYVLPFEVISIFLMMALIGASHLSRKDLQK, from the coding sequence ATGACATTAGAACTCTTTTTATTCTATGCATTCGCAGTATTGGCCGTAGGGTCTGCCCTATTGGTCGTCAGTTTGAAAAATTTAGCCCGCGCCCTATTCCTATTTTTCGTCGTCTTATTTGCCATGGCTGGACTCTATTTATTTGCTTTAGCAGATTTTGTGGCCATAACCCAAATCATGGTTTACGTTGGTGGGGTTTTAATCTTGTTGCTATTTGCCTTTATGCTTTCAAATAAGGAGCTGCTGCAAGATTTGCAACAAACAACAGGTTCCTTATTCTCCTTACCTACTTGGAAAGTAGCACCTCTAATCATTGCTTTCTTAGGTATCATGCTATTTGGCATCATCGAATGGCAGGAGTCAACTCCAGCATGGATAACCGCCGCTATCCAAAACAATACGGTCATCAAAAGCACTGACAATAATATACACCAATTGGGTCTTAAGTTTATGACACAGTATGTGCTCCCATTTGAAGTAATTTCTATTTTCTTAATGATGGCCTTAATTGGTGCATCGCATCTATCACGAAAGGATTTACAAAAATGA
- the nuoK gene encoding NADH-quinone oxidoreductase subunit NuoK, with protein MITLTHFLVVSACIFCIGLYAVLSKKNAIMILVGIELMINAAILNFVAFGKYDSVNYGGQIFALFAIVLAAAAVAVGLAIILNVYRHYKSINPDEIRELKD; from the coding sequence ATGATTACACTAACACACTTCTTAGTTGTTTCTGCCTGTATCTTCTGTATCGGACTTTATGCGGTATTGTCGAAGAAAAATGCCATTATGATTTTAGTTGGTATTGAATTGATGATCAATGCAGCCATTCTCAATTTCGTTGCATTCGGAAAGTATGACAGTGTCAACTACGGAGGTCAGATATTCGCTTTGTTCGCTATTGTACTCGCAGCTGCTGCTGTAGCAGTAGGGTTAGCGATTATCCTTAACGTATACCGACACTACAAAAGCATTAATCCGGATGAAATTCGTGAATTAAAAGATTAG